The sequence TGTCAGAAATGTCTGAAGGAAGGTGTTCTCGAAGTCTAGCATATCCTTCGTTCACGCATTTAACTCGTTGTCTTTCCCTCTCGTTTCTTTTTCTAATAAAAGCTGGTTCGAATCCGTAGTCGTAGAGCCCGTATGGCGACGGAAATGGTAGATATGGGAGTCTACCGTTGAGGTAGGAGTCATGATACACGGGGTCCAGGTAGGATTCTAACATCGGCGGGATCCCCGGGACGTCGTCCGGAGGTAGGCGGGGGTCGGGGTACCCTCCGGGGAGGCCTGGCTCTGAGGCGATCGGTATTCCCAGCTGTAGACACGTCGGGGTCGAGTAGGGCACCGGGTCGTGGTGATGGTGGTGGTCTTCGTCCATTGTCCAGAGCTGTCTCCCTTTAAAATAACACAGTATGGCACGGGTTAGATATTGCTGGGACTGACTCATACCTGGTGGAGAGAAACGCTGTGGGTGGTGAGGCATCTACCAACCCCACAGACAAGTCAG comes from Branchiostoma floridae strain S238N-H82 chromosome 19, Bfl_VNyyK, whole genome shotgun sequence and encodes:
- the LOC118407186 gene encoding achaete-scute homolog 5-like, producing MDEDHHHHHDPVPYSTPTCLQLGIPIASEPGLPGGYPDPRLPPDDVPGIPPMLESYLDPVYHDSYLNGRLPYLPFPSPYGLYDYGFEPAFIRKRNERERQRVKCVNEGYARLREHLPSDISDKRLSKVETLRAAIKYIKKLQKVLHEEEGNNHRSRIGSVDDKDSASPETNDIDPRSPEQDSDDSENSKESR